A genome region from Mesorhizobium sp. WSM2240 includes the following:
- a CDS encoding type I secretion system permease/ATPase yields the protein MLYEQDKAVDRAAAELEKVIRQLHEDAGAGSGDPTSSAGEASPEVKGDGDGHSSNPWLEQPIVSEATPELAPQGKNPGELENPETENAQTGEEAGTIEPAGVGQAEPFERAEELLEAALQAIEASIAEAVWSEAAKVDGAVEQAQSPAREHLRLEGQALEQQVAVEASARPGMVTSGEISEAATGEATAPDALASVTAPALPLAEMASLPPTQPSLPGERAQPAASAPVTDRVEPRQPQAPEAKTAPAAQGTLTIEGDREPIKVENRPPDGGGVNNANNGGGGGGGSGGHFHRRLGPINFAQNLQAGLRAVKSNLLVVMIFTVASNILVLAIPIYLFQISDRVLTSRSLDTLIMLTVVIVGAVLLQAMLDAIRRFILMRTAVEVAAQLGTPILSAAARAALHSNGREYQTLGDLQQLRSFLVSGTLLSVLDAPMAPFFILAVFLVHPHLGFIVVGSALALLVIARINQAATAAPFGEANVHQSKANLHLDSMSRNSQIINALAMIPEAVKIWGRDTAGSLKSQVVAQDRNILSAATSKAARLLTQVAMLGWGAYLAIEGEITGGMVIAASIIAGRALAPIEGAIEGWNQVVQSRAAYGRIATLLQSSPLNFERLNLPRPEGRLDVERLLFVPQGTKRVVLNGITFSLSPGDSLAVIGNSGAGKTTLGKMLVGSILPTSGNVRLDLMDLRNWDQRQFGENIGYLPQDVQLFPATIKANIARMRDDASDADIYQAAMLADVHEMIATFPQGYETFVAADGAPLSGGQKQRIALARAFFGNPRMVILDEPNSNLDSAGDAALARALAHAKREKITVITITQRPALLRSVDKILLLTNGTVSMFGQRQEVLQALAARGMAPPGASGPLSMQ from the coding sequence ATGCTTTACGAACAAGACAAAGCCGTCGACCGCGCCGCAGCCGAACTGGAAAAAGTAATCAGGCAGCTGCACGAAGACGCCGGCGCCGGTTCTGGCGACCCGACGTCCTCCGCGGGCGAAGCGTCGCCCGAGGTGAAGGGTGACGGGGATGGCCACTCCAGCAACCCCTGGCTGGAGCAGCCGATCGTCTCCGAGGCGACCCCCGAGTTGGCTCCTCAAGGCAAAAATCCCGGCGAACTGGAGAATCCTGAAACCGAGAACGCACAGACGGGGGAAGAGGCAGGAACGATCGAGCCTGCTGGAGTGGGGCAGGCCGAGCCATTTGAACGCGCTGAGGAGCTGTTGGAAGCCGCTTTGCAAGCGATCGAAGCTAGCATTGCTGAAGCCGTCTGGAGCGAAGCCGCCAAAGTAGACGGCGCGGTGGAGCAAGCGCAGTCGCCGGCGAGGGAGCACTTGCGTCTCGAAGGCCAGGCGCTTGAACAACAGGTGGCTGTCGAGGCGTCCGCCCGACCCGGCATGGTGACGTCGGGCGAAATCAGTGAGGCGGCGACCGGCGAGGCGACAGCGCCGGACGCGCTGGCTTCAGTGACGGCGCCGGCGCTGCCACTGGCCGAGATGGCGAGCCTGCCGCCCACCCAACCATCCCTGCCTGGCGAAAGGGCGCAACCTGCCGCTTCTGCCCCGGTCACCGATCGCGTGGAGCCTCGCCAGCCGCAAGCTCCGGAAGCGAAAACCGCCCCCGCCGCGCAAGGCACATTGACGATCGAGGGCGATCGCGAGCCGATCAAGGTGGAAAACCGCCCACCCGATGGTGGCGGTGTGAACAACGCGAACAATGGTGGTGGCGGAGGAGGTGGAAGCGGCGGACACTTCCACCGGCGGCTAGGCCCGATCAACTTCGCCCAGAACCTCCAGGCGGGACTTCGCGCGGTCAAGTCGAACCTGCTCGTGGTGATGATCTTCACCGTCGCCTCCAATATCCTGGTTCTGGCGATCCCTATCTATCTCTTCCAGATTTCCGACCGCGTGCTGACCAGCCGATCGCTCGACACGTTGATCATGCTTACTGTCGTGATCGTAGGGGCGGTCCTGCTCCAGGCGATGCTCGACGCCATTCGCCGATTTATTCTTATGCGAACGGCCGTCGAGGTCGCCGCCCAGCTTGGCACCCCGATCCTGAGCGCGGCGGCTCGAGCCGCGCTTCACAGCAACGGCCGCGAATACCAGACTCTCGGCGATCTTCAGCAGCTTCGTTCGTTCCTGGTTTCCGGGACATTGCTGTCGGTTCTCGACGCGCCAATGGCGCCGTTTTTCATCCTGGCGGTGTTTCTAGTGCATCCGCATCTGGGCTTCATTGTTGTCGGCTCGGCGCTCGCCCTGCTGGTGATCGCCAGGATCAACCAGGCAGCGACGGCCGCCCCCTTCGGCGAGGCCAATGTCCATCAAAGCAAGGCGAACCTTCACCTTGATTCAATGTCGCGCAACTCGCAAATCATCAATGCGCTGGCAATGATTCCGGAGGCTGTGAAGATTTGGGGCAGGGATACCGCCGGCTCGCTCAAGTCACAGGTCGTCGCCCAGGATCGCAACATCCTATCGGCCGCCACCTCGAAGGCCGCACGGCTTTTGACCCAGGTGGCCATGCTGGGCTGGGGCGCTTATCTGGCAATCGAAGGCGAAATCACCGGCGGCATGGTGATTGCCGCCTCGATCATCGCCGGCCGCGCGCTTGCTCCCATCGAAGGTGCGATTGAAGGATGGAACCAGGTCGTGCAGTCACGGGCCGCTTACGGGCGGATCGCGACGCTGCTTCAGTCCTCGCCGCTCAATTTCGAACGCCTGAACCTGCCGCGCCCGGAAGGCAGGCTCGATGTCGAGCGATTGCTGTTTGTGCCGCAGGGGACCAAGCGGGTGGTGCTGAACGGGATCACCTTCTCGCTCTCGCCCGGCGATTCCTTAGCGGTCATCGGCAATTCGGGCGCGGGCAAGACGACGCTGGGAAAGATGCTCGTCGGCTCGATCCTGCCGACCTCGGGAAACGTGCGGCTCGACCTGATGGACCTGCGCAACTGGGATCAGCGGCAGTTCGGCGAAAACATAGGTTACCTCCCCCAGGACGTGCAGCTGTTCCCGGCAACCATCAAGGCCAATATTGCGCGGATGCGCGATGACGCGAGCGACGCCGACATTTACCAGGCGGCGATGCTTGCCGATGTCCATGAGATGATCGCCACGTTCCCGCAAGGTTATGAAACTTTCGTTGCGGCCGATGGCGCTCCCCTGTCAGGCGGCCAGAAGCAGCGCATCGCGCTTGCCCGCGCATTCTTCGGCAATCCGCGGATGGTCATTCTAGACGAGCCGAACTCCAATCTGGACAGCGCCGGCGACGCCGCGCTCGCCCGCGCCCTGGCTCACGCCAAGCGCGAAAAAATAACCGTCATTACGATTACCCAGAGACCCGCGCTCTTGCGGAGCGTCGACAAGATCCTCCTGCTTACCAATGGAACCGTATCCATGTTCGGCCAACGTCAGGAGGTCCTGCAGGCGCTGGCGGCGCGGGGCATGGCGCCGCCCGGGGCCAGTGGCCCCCTGTCCATGCAATGA
- a CDS encoding type I secretion protein — translation MDKITETIAHFIGLFGIAIEEARLRKDYNEFQAQRALESEQPDLINVTVEGRAPYDLNGMDPGLLYQPLVPGLVKETPWSHVDYRPPQIPESTAAFSGNPAALVPATGFPGGASSAHPGLQTQPPGSIAVRINQEVRLSDNDYVGAGGHGLKFSPTADHGAEMGALLQAAARHAPFANLDAPGSIEEIEDFLLEAGPALTTFAQGYSEADDGAFVVSQEVIEGSFVNGAPATELPKLTDHLPEKEEAKANEPDPVDSVSGTGTVETEASVDLVAGSNTMVNSAVLTNNWLGGGVMAAVGDCVEINAIVQVNAWSDSDAIGLCVSGWKFDPAEATKAFNIAAFARVDPAAGKEAPGDASADFPKHWAVTKIDGDLISMNWIEQFSFVTDNDTHVLSSSGVTTMVTTGGNTTLNDVSLAELGFYYDLIIVGGNIYDANFIHQMNVLLDNDLVGGVKGFGTTGEASLSTGGNLLWNQAEIVTVGGTGGFEALPAHYKKAAENFEAGRNDLPGDVLHDSAFEGLAGVRVLYVSGNMFDLQFVKQTNILGDSDQVAMALNGIDDSFPDADWTISTGSNALINVAQIVDVDLTGKTYVGGNHYSDDILIQAEFVSPNPDLGGKDPDVLVNEAIAFLDDDIAGPSDNHTASVLQPGHDASHPDLMQTMLA, via the coding sequence ATGGATAAGATCACCGAAACCATTGCCCATTTCATCGGACTATTTGGAATTGCCATTGAGGAAGCGCGTTTGCGCAAGGACTATAACGAGTTTCAGGCGCAGCGCGCTTTGGAGAGCGAGCAGCCTGATCTCATCAACGTCACGGTCGAGGGCCGCGCTCCCTACGATCTGAATGGCATGGATCCGGGCCTGCTCTATCAGCCGCTCGTGCCCGGTCTGGTCAAGGAGACACCATGGTCCCACGTGGACTATAGGCCTCCCCAGATTCCTGAATCGACGGCGGCATTTTCCGGCAATCCGGCTGCACTTGTTCCGGCAACGGGCTTTCCCGGTGGCGCCTCATCAGCCCACCCTGGACTGCAGACCCAGCCGCCGGGCTCGATCGCCGTTCGCATCAATCAGGAGGTCAGGCTTTCGGACAACGACTATGTAGGCGCAGGCGGACATGGATTGAAATTCAGTCCGACCGCCGACCACGGCGCCGAGATGGGGGCCCTTCTGCAAGCTGCGGCGCGGCATGCGCCATTCGCCAACCTTGATGCGCCGGGCTCTATCGAGGAGATCGAAGACTTCCTCCTCGAAGCCGGGCCGGCCCTGACGACCTTCGCGCAAGGGTATAGCGAGGCCGATGACGGCGCTTTCGTTGTGTCGCAGGAGGTGATCGAAGGTTCCTTCGTCAACGGAGCGCCTGCAACGGAACTGCCCAAGCTGACAGATCACCTTCCCGAAAAGGAAGAAGCAAAGGCGAATGAGCCCGATCCCGTCGATTCGGTGAGTGGAACCGGAACCGTGGAAACGGAAGCGTCCGTCGATCTGGTGGCTGGCTCCAACACGATGGTCAATTCCGCGGTCCTTACCAACAACTGGCTGGGCGGTGGTGTCATGGCGGCCGTCGGGGACTGTGTGGAGATCAACGCAATCGTGCAGGTCAATGCCTGGAGCGATAGTGACGCCATCGGCTTGTGTGTGAGCGGCTGGAAATTCGATCCTGCCGAAGCAACCAAAGCATTCAACATTGCGGCGTTCGCGCGGGTTGATCCCGCTGCGGGAAAAGAGGCGCCAGGGGACGCATCAGCTGATTTCCCCAAGCATTGGGCCGTCACCAAGATAGACGGCGACTTGATCTCGATGAACTGGATCGAACAGTTCAGTTTCGTGACCGACAACGACACTCACGTCCTGTCCTCTTCAGGCGTCACCACCATGGTAACGACCGGCGGCAACACGACGCTCAACGACGTGTCGCTCGCAGAGCTGGGGTTTTATTACGACCTTATCATCGTTGGCGGCAACATTTACGACGCCAACTTCATCCATCAGATGAACGTGCTTCTCGACAATGACCTGGTCGGCGGTGTCAAAGGTTTCGGAACGACGGGTGAGGCATCGCTGTCGACCGGCGGGAACCTGCTTTGGAATCAGGCCGAGATCGTCACTGTCGGCGGCACGGGTGGGTTCGAAGCCTTACCGGCGCATTACAAGAAAGCGGCGGAAAATTTCGAGGCCGGCCGCAATGACCTGCCTGGTGATGTTCTGCACGATTCAGCCTTTGAAGGTCTGGCGGGTGTCAGGGTCCTCTATGTCTCGGGAAACATGTTCGATCTGCAATTCGTAAAGCAGACGAACATCCTGGGCGATTCCGACCAGGTCGCGATGGCGCTCAACGGCATTGACGACAGCTTCCCCGATGCCGACTGGACCATATCGACCGGCTCCAACGCGTTGATCAATGTCGCGCAAATTGTCGACGTCGATTTGACCGGAAAGACTTATGTCGGGGGCAACCACTACTCCGACGACATCCTGATCCAGGCGGAATTCGTCTCCCCAAATCCGGATCTGGGCGGCAAGGATCCCGATGTTCTGGTCAATGAGGCGATCGCCTTCCTTGATGACGACATAGCGGGTCCCAGCGACAACCATACTGCCTCAGTGCTTCAACCCGGTCACGATGCTTCGCACCCGGATCTCATGCAGACGATGCTGGCGTAA